One stretch of Oncorhynchus clarkii lewisi isolate Uvic-CL-2024 chromosome 3, UVic_Ocla_1.0, whole genome shotgun sequence DNA includes these proteins:
- the LOC139405822 gene encoding transmembrane protein 158-like, which produces MLSNSPTFLLALTTVAGLLQRCHGWSDEDLLLPPINSTNRFLANLEVDVHYSKRSVEESEASSSDTSLQPLPQCNVSVQRLFPTSLVARWDSNFGFQCDVFIYTANNHGRAFFSAAINRAISPVLIEHLGVTGGQQEFRLCVGCGMSRYRRFGKSKAQQTGDPINFCCVDFSLDELNVDKSWRLNRKPIESTLVACFMTLVIIVWSVAALIWPVPIIAGFLPNGMEQRRPR; this is translated from the coding sequence ATGCTGAGCAACTCCCCGACTTTTCTGCTGGCCCTAACCACGGTAGCTGGACTACTCCAGCGGTGCCACGGCTGGAGCGACGAGGACCTCCTGTTACCCCCCATCAACTCCACCAACAGATTCTTGGCCAACTTGGAGGTAGACGTGCACTACTCGAAGAGATCCGTGGAGGAGAGCGAAGCCTCCTCGTCAGACACGTCGTTACAGCCGTTACCACAGTGCAACGTCAGCGTGCAGAGACTTTTCCCCACCTCGCTAGTGGCTCGTTGGGACAGCAACTTCGGTTTCCAGTGCGATGTGTTTATATATACCGCCAATAACCATGGAAGGGCTTTTTTCTCTGCTGCTATCAACAGAGCCATCTCACCTGTTCTCATCGAACACCTCGGAGTCACCGGCGGCCAGCAGGAGTTTAGACTGTGTGTTGGATGTGGCATGTCACGATACCGGCGATTCGGCAAGTCAAAGGCTCAGCAGACGGGGGATCCCATCAATTTCTGCTGTGTTGACTTCAGCCTTGACGAACTAAATGTGGACAAAAGTTGGAGATTGAACCGTAAACCCATCGAGTCAACTCTAGTGGCTTGTTTCATGACTCTAGTGATAATAGTGTGGAGTGTTGCTGCCCTCATATGGCCGGTGCCTATTATTGCAGGATTTCTGCCCAACGGAATGGAACAGAGAAGACCGAGATAA